A portion of the Toxotes jaculatrix isolate fToxJac2 chromosome 16, fToxJac2.pri, whole genome shotgun sequence genome contains these proteins:
- the LOC121195729 gene encoding GTPase IMAP family member 8-like isoform X2, protein MHSNRPPPPEYPQRLTIALFGKRVQLKNAIGNMILSSKNAFVTISNSHVVAESNLFKIINTADFLDEDCLYPDQQIIDFMAVSHPGPNLFILAVDSENTQEEKVVAQISRLQDAFGEKITAHLVVMLPDLESFHSLGHLRELFNILLAIANENLAKECRKWCQNHQPFLYDYKHYSQDVVMRRKTVLEKLRSNPQCHNGRPGDVPTSPHPSQRNTAYGVSENIFNIVLLGLTGTGKSASANTILAAGNSQLDPSQLFKSEPSSMPVTTQCEVRIMEKPFGMHVRVVDTPDFFHDQLQNPQAQIEECKRYCKQGQCVALLVLQLGRFTDVERGILENLENKLGWMIRESTIVVLTHGDDLKGNVEEFVNAHAALRNIIEMCGFRYHVLNNNSKDIKQVMELIKKIPNYKKVFPKFTKKMSGSECLVC, encoded by the exons AGTATCCTCAGAGGCTAACCATCGCTCTGTTTGGAAAGAGAGTTCAGTTAAAGAACGCCATTGGAAATATGATCCTCAGTAGTAAAAATGCTTTTGTCACAATATCAAATAGCCATGTTGTGGCAGAGAGCAACTTGTTCAAAATAATCAACACTGCTGATTTCCTTGATGAAGACTGTCTGTACCCAGACCAGCAGATAATTGACTTCATGGCAGTTTCTCATCCTGGCCCCAATCTGTTCATACTGGCAGTAGATTCAGAAAACACTCAGGAGGAAAAAGTCGTCGCTCAGATCAGTAGGCTTCAGGACGCCTTCGGAGAAAAGATCACAGCGCACTTGGTCGTCATGTTACCAGACCTTGAAAGCTTCCACTCGCTCGGTCACCTGAGGGAACTGTTCAACATCCTGCTGGCAATCGCCAACGAAAATCTGGCCAAGGAATGCAGGAAGTGGTGTCAGAACCATCAGCCATTCTTGTATGACTACAAACACTACAGCCAAGATGTTGTGATGCGAAGAAAGACAGTCTTGGAGAAGCTAAG GTCGAACCCTCAGTGTCACAATGGCAGACCTG GTGATGTCCCCACCAGTCCACACCCCTCACAAC GTAACACTGCCTATGGAGTGTCGGAGAACATATTCAACATCGTTTTACTGGGACTGACTGGGACCGGAAAGAGTGCATCTGCAAACACCATCCTGGCTGCTGGAAACTCCCAGCTGGATCCAAGTCAGCTTTTTAAATCTGAGCCAAGCTCCATGCCGGTCACCACGCAGTGTGAGGTCAGAATCATGGAGAAGCCGTTCGGGATGCACGTGAGAGTGGTCGACACTCCAGACTTCTTTCATGACCAACTCCAAAATCCCCAGGCACAGATAGAGGAGTGTAAGAGGTACTGTAAGCAAGGGCAATGTGTGGCGCTGCTCGTGTTACAGCTGGGCCGGTTCACAGATGTTGAGAGAGGAATTTTAGAAAACCTGGAGAACAAGTTAGGCTGGATGATCAGGGAGAGCACGATCGTGGTGCTGACCCACGGAGATGACCTGAAAGGAAACGTGGAGGAGTTTGTCAATGCACATGCTGCCCTGAGGAACATTATCGAAATGTGCGGTTTTCGCTATCATGTACTTAACAACAACTCCAAAGACATTAAGCAGGTCATGGAGCTCATCAAGAAAAttccaaattacaaaaaagttTTCCCAAAGTTCACAAAAAAGATGTCAGGTTCTGAATGCTTGGTCTGTTAG
- the LOC121195729 gene encoding GTPase IMAP family member 8-like isoform X1 gives MHSNRPPPPEYPQRLTIALFGKRVQLKNAIGNMILSSKNAFVTISNSHVVAESNLFKIINTADFLDEDCLYPDQQIIDFMAVSHPGPNLFILAVDSENTQEEKVVAQISRLQDAFGEKITAHLVVMLPDLESFHSLGHLRELFNILLAIANENLAKECRKWCQNHQPFLYDYKHYSQDVVMRRKTVLEKLRSNPQCHNGRPGDVPTSPHPSQRVFPAGNTAYGVSENIFNIVLLGLTGTGKSASANTILAAGNSQLDPSQLFKSEPSSMPVTTQCEVRIMEKPFGMHVRVVDTPDFFHDQLQNPQAQIEECKRYCKQGQCVALLVLQLGRFTDVERGILENLENKLGWMIRESTIVVLTHGDDLKGNVEEFVNAHAALRNIIEMCGFRYHVLNNNSKDIKQVMELIKKIPNYKKVFPKFTKKMSGSECLVC, from the exons AGTATCCTCAGAGGCTAACCATCGCTCTGTTTGGAAAGAGAGTTCAGTTAAAGAACGCCATTGGAAATATGATCCTCAGTAGTAAAAATGCTTTTGTCACAATATCAAATAGCCATGTTGTGGCAGAGAGCAACTTGTTCAAAATAATCAACACTGCTGATTTCCTTGATGAAGACTGTCTGTACCCAGACCAGCAGATAATTGACTTCATGGCAGTTTCTCATCCTGGCCCCAATCTGTTCATACTGGCAGTAGATTCAGAAAACACTCAGGAGGAAAAAGTCGTCGCTCAGATCAGTAGGCTTCAGGACGCCTTCGGAGAAAAGATCACAGCGCACTTGGTCGTCATGTTACCAGACCTTGAAAGCTTCCACTCGCTCGGTCACCTGAGGGAACTGTTCAACATCCTGCTGGCAATCGCCAACGAAAATCTGGCCAAGGAATGCAGGAAGTGGTGTCAGAACCATCAGCCATTCTTGTATGACTACAAACACTACAGCCAAGATGTTGTGATGCGAAGAAAGACAGTCTTGGAGAAGCTAAG GTCGAACCCTCAGTGTCACAATGGCAGACCTG GTGATGTCCCCACCAGTCCACACCCCTCACAACgtgtgtttcctgcag GTAACACTGCCTATGGAGTGTCGGAGAACATATTCAACATCGTTTTACTGGGACTGACTGGGACCGGAAAGAGTGCATCTGCAAACACCATCCTGGCTGCTGGAAACTCCCAGCTGGATCCAAGTCAGCTTTTTAAATCTGAGCCAAGCTCCATGCCGGTCACCACGCAGTGTGAGGTCAGAATCATGGAGAAGCCGTTCGGGATGCACGTGAGAGTGGTCGACACTCCAGACTTCTTTCATGACCAACTCCAAAATCCCCAGGCACAGATAGAGGAGTGTAAGAGGTACTGTAAGCAAGGGCAATGTGTGGCGCTGCTCGTGTTACAGCTGGGCCGGTTCACAGATGTTGAGAGAGGAATTTTAGAAAACCTGGAGAACAAGTTAGGCTGGATGATCAGGGAGAGCACGATCGTGGTGCTGACCCACGGAGATGACCTGAAAGGAAACGTGGAGGAGTTTGTCAATGCACATGCTGCCCTGAGGAACATTATCGAAATGTGCGGTTTTCGCTATCATGTACTTAACAACAACTCCAAAGACATTAAGCAGGTCATGGAGCTCATCAAGAAAAttccaaattacaaaaaagttTTCCCAAAGTTCACAAAAAAGATGTCAGGTTCTGAATGCTTGGTCTGTTAG